A region from the Malus domestica chromosome 07, GDT2T_hap1 genome encodes:
- the LOC139197836 gene encoding uncharacterized protein, whose translation MASRKLADAASWYCATALLALILFASIRENSSTPDNDDLVRGKHFNDFMTNRPCDEIYVVGEGETLHTISDKCGDPYIVERNPHIHDPDDVFPGLVIKITPTE comes from the coding sequence ATGGCATCAAGAAAACTGGCAGATGCGGCCTCATGGTACTGCGCCACTGCCCTACTAGCCTTGATCTTGTTTGCTTCCATCAGAGAGAACAGTTCTACGCCAGACAACGACGACTTGGTTCGAGGGAAACACTTCAATGACTTCATGACCAACCGGCCGTGTGATGAAATATATGTCGTCGGAGAAGGTGAGACACTCCACACCATCAGTGACAAGTGCGGCGACCCATACATCGTGGAGCGCAACCCTCATATCCATGATCCGGACGATGTTTTCCCTGGACTAGTCATCAAGATCACTCCTACCGAATGA
- the LOC103439702 gene encoding pentatricopeptide repeat-containing protein At2g29760, chloroplastic-like, whose product MKLARLITRHFTTSTVVQKSERVAAGPITLSSIKELHAHLIRTHLHKDPSSPVSEVTRVYALSPPHLNKAHLVFDQIERPSFLVWNHMIRGLSQSEKPGEAIHMYNRMYLQGLAGNHVTFIFVFKACGRASDVGNGKRVHGHALKLGFESYLFVSNALILMYAYCGGLGLAQKLFDGMCQRDLVSWNSLICGYSQCNRFKEVLGLFEAMRAGNVTADAVTMVKVILACNYLGEWEFADSVVQYIEENHVRIDVYLGNTMIDMYGRRGLANLAWEVFDQMRERNIVSWNAMITGYAKVGNLVNARKLFNEMPKRNVVSWTSMITCYSQANQHTEAVSLFQEMMAADVRPDEITIASVLSACARVGSLDVGEAVHNYIKKHGVKTDIYVGNTLIDMYCKCGLVEKAMEVFQWMEKKDAVSWTSVISGLAVNGFADSALEFFSQMLREGVRPTHGTFVGILLACTHAGLVEKGLEYFESMEKIHGLMPEMKHYGCVVDLLSRSGKLEKAYEFIQNMPVVPHVVVWRILLSACKVHGNVALAESVTAKLVELDPSNSGNYILSSSTYAGSDRWDDALRMRELMGESKVQKPFGRSAIEIDGIFSNSQNSGLT is encoded by the coding sequence ATGAAACTCGCGAGGCTCATTACGCGCCACTTCACCACCTCCACGGTGGTTCAAAAATCAGAGCGAGTGGCCGCCGGACCAATCACGTTGAGCTCAATCAAAGAGCTTCACGCACACCTTATCAGAACCCACCTCCACAAAGACCCATCGTCTCCCGTCTCCGAGGTTACCAGAGTTTACGCGCTATCTCCGCCGCATTTAAACAAAGCCCATTTAGTCTTCGATCAAATAGAGCGACCCTCATTTTTGGTTTGGAATCATATGATCCGTGGATTGTCACAGAGTGAGAAACCAGGTGAAGCAATTCACATGTATAATCGTATGTACCTTCAAGGATTGGCCGGGAATCATGTGACTTTTATATTCGTTTTCAAGGCTTGTGGTCGAGCTTCTGATGTTGGAAATGGGAAAAGAGTCCATGGACATGCACTCAAACTTGGGTTCGAGTCGTATCTTTTTGTATCCAATGCATTAATTTTAATGTATGCGTATTGTGGTGGTTTGGGTCTTGCGCAGAAACTGTTTGACGGAATGTGTCAGAGAGATTTGGTCTCTTGGAATTCTTTGATATGTGGATATAGTCAGTGCAATAGGTTTAAGGAGGTTTTGGGTCTGTTTGAGGCAATGCGGGCAGGGAATGTGACGGCTGATGCGGTGACGATGGTGAAAGTTATTTTGGCGTGTAATTACTTGGGTGAATGGGAGTTTGCTGATTCTGTGGTTCAGTATATTGAAGAAAATCATGTTAGGATTGATGTTTACTTGGGAAACACTATGATAGATATGTATGGACGGCGTGGTTTGGCGAATTTGGCTTGGGAAGTATTTGATCAGATGCGTGAAAGAAATATAGTTTCGTGGAATGCCATGATCACGGGATATGCAAAAGTGGGAAACTTGGTTAATGCAAGAAAGCTTTTCAATGAGATGCCGAAGAGAAATGTGGTGTCTTGGACTTCCATGATCACTTGTTACTCTCAAGCTAATCAACATACTGAGGCAGTGAGTCTTTTTCAAGAAATGATGGCAGCTGATGTGAGACCGGATGAAATAACCATTGCTAGTGTGCTTTCTGCTTGTGCCCGTGTGGGTTCACTTGATGTGGGAGAGGCTGTCCACAACTACATaaagaagcatggagtgaaAACAGATATTTATGTAGGAAATACTTTGATAGATATGTATTGCAAATGTGGGCTGGTTGAGAAGGCAATGGAGGTGTTCCAATGGATGGAAAAGAAAGACGCTGTGTCATGGACTTCGGTAATCTCAGGCCTTGCTGTGAACGGTTTTGCAGATTCTGCACTCGAATTCTTCTCACAGATGCTGAGAGAAGGTGTTCGACCAACTCATGGAACGTTTGTTGGGATTTTGTTAGCTTGCACTCATGCGGGTTTAGTAGAGAAAGGATTGGAATATTTTGAAAGCATGGAAAAGATTCATGGACTGATGCCAGAAATGAAACACTACGGATGTGTTGTGGATCTTTTGAGTCGGTCTGGAAAACTAGAGAAGGCTTATGAGTTCATACAAAATATGCCCGTTGTTCCACATGTCGTAGTATGGAGGATATTGCTGAGTGCTTGCAAGGTTCATGGAAATGTGGCCCTAGCTGAGAGTGTCACAGCCAAGCTTGTTGAACTGGATCCTTCTAACAGTGGGAATTACATTCTGTCATCGAGTACTTACGCAGGTTCGGATAGATGGGATGATGCTCTGAGAATGAGAGAATTGATGGGTGAGAGCAAGGTGCAAAAGCCATTTGGTCGTAGTGCCATCGAAATAGACGGCATATTTTCGAACTCTCAGAATTCGGGACTCACTTGA
- the LOC103439703 gene encoding sorbitol dehydrogenase-like, whose product MGKGGKAAEPENMGAWLLGVNNIKIQPFKLPSVGPNDVRVRVKAVGICGSDVHYFKTMKCADFEVKEPMVIGHECAGIVEEIGGEVKHLALGDRVAVEPGISCARCQQCKGGRYNLCPDMKFFATPPVHGSLANQIVHPADLCFKLPENVSLEEGAMCEPLSVGVHACRRANVGPESTVLIIGAGPIGLVSVLAARAFGSPRIVIVDMDDQRLAMAKSLGANDTVKVSTKMEDLDDEIAQIKIAMKSDVDVSFDCVGFNKTMSTALGATRPGGKVCLVGMGHGTMTVPLTPAAAREVDVVGIFRYKNTWPLCLEFLRSGRIDVKPLITHRFGFNQKEVEEAFETSARGGNAIKVMFIL is encoded by the exons ATGGGTAAGGGAGGCAAAGCTGCTGAGCCAGAAAACATGGGTGCTTGGCTTCTTGGTGTTAACAACATCAAGATCCAACCTTTCAAGCTTCCCAGTGTGG GGCCCAATGATGTTCGCGTTCGGGTCAAGGCTGTCGGCATTTGTGGAAGTGATGTTCACTACTTCAAG ACAATGAAATGTGCAGATTTTGAAGTTAAAGAGCCAATGGTAATTGGCCATGAGTGTGCTGGGATCGTTGAGGAAATCGGGGGCGAGGTGAAGCATCTTGCTCTCGGAGATCGTGTGGCGGTAGAGCCCGGGATCAGCTGCGCACGGTGCCAGCAGTGCAAAGGTGGAAGGTACAATCTCTGCCCGGACATGAAGTTTTTTGCCACCCCACCGGTTCATGGTTCCTTGGCAAATCAG ATTGTACATCCTGCGGATCTGTGCTTTAAACTCCCGGAGAATGTGAGTTTGGAGGAAGGGGCAATGTGTGAGCCCTTGAGTGTAGGGGTTCATGCTTGCCGGAGAGCCAATGTCGGTCCGGAATCAACTGTTCTGATCATCGGAGCCGGCCCCATTGGTCTGGTTTCTGTTCTGGCTGCCCGTGCTTTCGGGTCACCAAGAATCGTCATTGTGGATATGGATGACCAGCGTCTAGCGATGGCGAAGTCTCTTGGTGCTAATGACACCGTCAAAGTTTCGACAAAAATGGAAGATTTGGATGATGAAATTGCCCAGATTAAGATAGCCATGAAGTCCGACGTGGATGTGAGCTTCGATTGTGTCGGTTTTAACAAAACCATGTCAACCGCTCTTGGTGCCACCCGTCCCGGCGGCAAAGTTTGCCTCGTCGGAATGGGACACGGCACGATGACAGTCCCACTTACTCCAGCTGCTGCCAG GGAGGTTGATGTTGTAGGAATTTTCCGGTATAAAAACACATGGCCGCTTTGCCTCGAGTTTTTGAGAAGTGGGAGGATCGACGTGAAGCCGCTCATCACGCACCGGTTCGGGTTTAACCAAAAGGAGGTGGAAGAAGCATTTGAAACCAGTGCCCGTGGGGGAAATGCCATTAAAGTCATGTTTAT